TCAAGAATATTTATGTGTGCAATGCTGTATTGGAATTGTATGCTAAGTGTGGAAAAATTGATGTGGCAAAGAAGTTGTTCAATGAGATTGGGAAGAGGAGAAATTTGTGCTCGTGGAATTCTATGATCATGGGCTTGGCTGTTCATGGAAAATGTAATGATGCTCTTGAGCTTTATGAGCAAATGCTGGTATGGACTCTTTggttactgtttttttttttcttttgtttatttgacAGTTAGTTTCTAACATGTTTGTGTTCTACCTTTATGTTTTTGGTGGGTGGTGGCAGAGGGAAGGACCTGGGCCTGATGATGTTACATTTGTTGGACTCTTCTTAGCATGCACTCATGGAGGCATGGTAAAAAAGGGCCGAGAACTTTTTGAATCCATGGAGAAGAGGTTTGATATTCCTCCAAAACTGGAACACTTTGGATGCATGGTTGATCTCCTGGGTCGTGCCGGCCAATTACAAGAAGCTTATGATCTTATACAAACTATGCCTATGAAACCAGATTCTGTAGTATGGGGTGCTCTTTTGGGAGCGTGCAGTTTTCATGTTAATGTTGAGTTGGGTGAAATAGCAGCTGAGTCTCTCTTTAAGCTAGAACCCTGGAATCCGGGAAACTTTGTTATTCTTTCCAATATATATGCATCTGCAGGAAAGTGGGACGGGGTAGCAAGGCTAAGGAAGGCAATGAAAGGTTGTCAGATTTTGAAGGGAGCAGGATATAGTCTCATTGAAGAGGGAGGTGATATTCATAAATTCATTGTAGAGGATAAAAGGCATGCTAGATGTGATGAGATATATGCCCTACTGGATGAGGTTTCAGCAAAAATGAAACTTCCAAGGTATGTAACTTACTTTACAACTGAACTTGAAGAACTATGCCTGCTAGAGTAGAAATATCAGGTATAGTGAATCTATGTACGGATGGCTTTTAACCTtacatgttaaaaaatttagtttaattaaaaaatttattagactAGCTTGAATACCTGGTTTAGGAAACCACTGAAGGTGATCACAAATGTGAATGAATGAATTGAATTAGTCGTGTTGTCATAATtagcaattttaaaaaaagaaccAGCTTTCCAGGAAAGTTCTGTGAGTGTAATGCAAGGAAATTATTATTGTGATTGAGATTATGTATGCATGTGgaatttacaatttgattttaatattttaatttatttcattttcaaacagAAACTACAAAAATGAATCATTGTGAGTGTGGACAATGATATtcgattaaaagaaaaatgagagaaatttAATCTTCCTTTGGTTGAACACGTAACAGACAGAgacttgtaatattttatatttaaattaggccaaacgactatttcccacccaaggtatgctgcaatctcaagtttccactctttaactatgaaaacatcaaacacctacccatgaacagttaaaattaacggtgttaagggtaaaatcttcattttctctataatattaaaaataaactaaaatagaatctacttttgcccccataaactttaaaaactaaaattttcctctagcctaagttttaaaaaattgcagtttcatcttagagtttcgttttgaaatctttggcgacatctccggctccattgccgacggtctctccttcccgaagcatcctctccttctgacgatctatttcctcccatttggatgcccGATCGGCATCGGAGAAGCCatggaagacgaagttctttgtcttcctagtcgtcgtcgtctgggaagacgagttgtcttcatttgggaagacgatcgccTTCCCAGATGACGTCTCTTTACGTaggatgggttggggtgaagttgaggggggtcgtcggtggaagagaaaccgtcagAAGGGAGAGACGGCTGACGATGGCgctggagaaagtgaaagggtttgaaaactaaaccctaggggggaaatgcaatcttttcaaacttagcttaggaaaaaatgttagtttttaaacttttagagagaaaaatgagattaaattttcaggggttagggtttcgttaaatttaacttgtcatgggtaggtgtttgatatttccatagttaaatgatagaaacttgagattgcagcatacctttgGTGAGAAATAatcgtttggcctttaaattattatattattaaattttcaactcCGAGAGGGGTAGTTTGGTCATGTAAATCTTAAGTACGGAATAAAAGCCACAAGGGCCCCGCATTAAAAAGTAATTGTTCATAAGGTCACATGTGGCTACTTTAttggactttttttttattggccaaaacacttattctcactcaaggttTTGTGTCTTTTCAATCTCTTAATtgcgaagttttaaaaattcaaatacctatttattattatatttttttagaatcataattaataatacggataaaattattatttaataaataatataaaaaataaaattttatctaattttcattcattaattttaaaaaataataatttctcataaaacccaaattttaaaaagttatcatttttctttgttaGGGTTAACTCAAAAACCAACAAATTTTTTGATGACAGAATCCACTTTGACTACttttttttagaataacaaTCTTTAACTGATGCTTTTATCACTCCCAAAGATAGAATGATAGACTGATTCGACCGTTTTTAATCGAATCTCAATAAATCTCATTCATCTCCAACGAATGCATAAGCAATTGACTTTTCAACTGAATCTCATTCGTCTTAGGCTTCCTAAACAGAATGTCTGTCTTTGACTCCCTAAACAAAATGTTTATCATCATTAGCTctcaaaatgaaaatatcaacTAATACAAATGACTAACGAAGACAAATCTTAGTTGATTCTCAATCGATTGAATCAACTACAATTGTATTTGAAGGAGATGTCAATTTGGAGAGAGAGAGCCAAAGCCAATCTCTGCTCTAGcgatgatgatgatgtggaTGATGATTCCTTGTTACTTCTGTTTATCCACTTATCCTCAAGTCACGGGGCTGTTAAACACAAAAATCACAAGCTTCTTGTTCTTGATCCATCAAAGAATTGTTCTCCGGTCTAAGCCCAAACAAGACGAAATGCTCAagcaattaaaataaatacgcgTAATTTAAAATCCAACGGTTTACACTGTGGCAGCTTGATCAAGAGACGACGCGGATAATCGTACGGACttggaaaattcaaaaatagggctttgttttttacttcttataaaataaaagcataacaCATGGATGCTTTACTTTACCAACTTGCTCtttagttagggtttttttctttctctcgaTTAGAATATATTTGGtaaggtttgtttttttttttttttctatcacaACTTTATAGGCTAATCTTTCGACTCTCTCTATAATTAAGAATCAACAAACTAATATTATTCTATCTTgcgttttgatttttaatattatctgcGCTGTTTGTAGATTTTTGCTCGGGTGAAGTTGTTGCTGTTGGTGAAAATAACGATGTCGAGACCCATTTTCGTCGGAAACTTTGAGTACGAGACTCGCCAATCTGAGCTAGAGCGTCTCTTCTCCAAATACGGAAGAGTGGAGCGAGTTGACATGAAATCTGGTAACTTTCGTCCGTTATACGTGTTTCAAGTTTGTAAACGTTATTTTGCACTCCAGTCACGAACTGGGTTTTACTCAAACTAGTTTTTAAAAAGAGAAACTCCTCTCACTCATAATGACTTTTTCAGTGTACTTTACCATGGCCATTGAACTGTGGAATTAAGTCAATACCTCCCttttcaaacaattaaaataaagtaaaataaaaaataaacagcTCCTCTACGGTTGAGATGTAATTGCGAGACATTACTTTCAGTAAAGTGCTACAAATCTAGCTTAGTCGGGGACTTAAACTCCAGCATTTTAAAATCCGTTAGCGGCAGAGAATCTAAACAAATTGAATCCTGATGATTAGGTTGCGATATTTAGGTTCTGCAGTATTTAGTTgaattgtatcaaaattaaagttgacCTGGACTTCTTTTTTATAGTTAGAAGCTTGGTATACTGAATTACTGTGGTTGAAAAGTTGGATTTGTGTTTATGTTCTGCATCTGACCATTAGGTGCCCGTTGTTATCTTGCTCATGCATGGTTGTGAGCTTCTTTTCTTTATGATCCATGTGGATCGTGGAGCTTATGCTTTTGACCCAttcttattgttttttcttcacttttttctatttttggatAATTGTTCTTGTGGGGTAGAAGTTAGCATCCCTCATTTTGTTTTATCAGGGCCTTGCATTGTTTCTAATTGCTTTGATCTATTGAGTGACCTATGGCTTATGCCATGCCGTTGACAAGTATCTTATATTCCATGCACTAGGATAATTGTAAACTGATATATGAATGTATAGGGTTTGCTGTGATTTTATCAACTTATCAAACTATGATTTGTCACTGCTGTTGTAGTGATAATTTCAGGGCCTCttttctattgaaaaaaaaaaaacctactgCATCCTGGcagaaatgaaaatggaaacctcaaatttacaaattttttggaGAAAACCTCCATATTAAGTGTTTGTTTTGACGCAGGAACTTCTACTAAGGGAAATTGAGCTTCTTTCTGGGCTCGCCAACTTCTCTACAAAATATTCTTATTGCAATGGAAACTTCTCTGCCT
This sequence is a window from Mangifera indica cultivar Alphonso chromosome 5, CATAS_Mindica_2.1, whole genome shotgun sequence. Protein-coding genes within it:
- the LOC123216133 gene encoding pentatricopeptide repeat-containing protein At5g08510 — protein: MNQLKQIHAYTLRNGIDHNRFLIIELLRIPNIPYAHNLFSQISRPNVFLYNKLIQAYSSQNQPHQCLSLYAQMCIKNCSPNQHSFTFLFTVCASLNSLPHAQTLHSHFLKSGFQSDVFALTALVDMYAKLRRLELGRKMFDEMPVKEVPTWNSIIAGYAKCGHMEAALELFRLMPARNVVSWTAIISGFAQNGEYPKSLSMFLKMEAEKDVRPNEVTIASVIPACANLGALEIGQRIEKYARENGFFKNIYVCNAVLELYAKCGKIDVAKKLFNEIGKRRNLCSWNSMIMGLAVHGKCNDALELYEQMLREGPGPDDVTFVGLFLACTHGGMVKKGRELFESMEKRFDIPPKLEHFGCMVDLLGRAGQLQEAYDLIQTMPMKPDSVVWGALLGACSFHVNVELGEIAAESLFKLEPWNPGNFVILSNIYASAGKWDGVARLRKAMKGCQILKGAGYSLIEEGGDIHKFIVEDKRHARCDEIYALLDEVSAKMKLPRYVTYFTTELEELCLLE